Genomic window (Granulicella arctica):
TCTCGGACATAGTGGTGCGGTCAATTCCGCTGTCGCTGAAGAGCTCAAACGCCGCGTCAAGAATGCGCTTCTGTTGCCGCTCACGATGACCACGGTAGGTCCCCTGCTTCTTGATTCCAGTTTTGGCGATAGTGGATTTAGCCATAAAATCAGACATAGTAACCGAATTTGAACTAGATGTTCGGAATCACTGTACACGGAACTTATTTTAGCGGTCAACTGAGCGCCTGAACGAAGGGCGCTAATCTGATCTGACGAAACCCTTCGTGCCCAAGCGGATTCAGCTTGTCGGCACGAGTTCCCTGCCAAAACGTACTCTCGTTGAGCTGCAGGTGCTCGTCCTGTGGGCGTGCCTTACTTCCGTCCGCAATATTGATGTTGGAGCGCTTGTTCTGCTGATCGCGATTGTTCGTCGTGGTGTCTGCGCCGCCGAAGATCGTTGCGCCGAGCCTTCCGTTGCCAATTGGCAGAGCTTCGTCCCAGATGGCTGCTGGCCTCGCATACCAAAAGGTCTCGCTCCCGCCAGTTGTAGAAGGATGCGCATGGGTGTCCAAACCTGCTTGAGCGAAACATAGTTGCCGTCACCTAAATCTTGATCATGATTTTCGTAACACTTGCGGGATTAGCGGCCCACCGGGCCAGGGCCTCCGGGGTCTCTTCGAGGGAGACTACCGAAGTGATAACGCGATCCACAGGAAAGCTGCCGGCAGCAAGAAGATTGATGACTTCACGAAAATCTTCCGGCAGGGCGTTCCGCGCACCCATGATGTCGAGTTCTTTCTGGACAAAGAGCCGCGTTTCGTAACTGACCGGTTCTTTTGCGTAACCGATATAAACAACCCGGCCGGTGAAGGCGACCTCTTCCACTGCACTGCGAAAGGTTTGTGGCAGGCCGACAGCTTCGATCACTACATCCGGACCAAATCCTGCTGTCAGCATCTGAAGCCGATCATGCACGGCTTCCCGATCCGAATTAATGAGATGAGCGGCCCCGCATGCTCTGGCAGTCTCGAGCTTCTCGTCGTCTACATCGACGGCAATCGTAATGGCTCCCCTGAAGGCAGCTCCGGCGATCGCTCCCAA
Coding sequences:
- a CDS encoding glycoside hydrolase family 95 protein; translated protein: MDTHAHPSTTGGSETFWYARPAAIWDEALPIGNGRLGATIFGGADTTTNNRDQQNKRSNINIADGSKARPQDEHLQLNESTFWQGTRADKLNPLGHEGFRQIRLAPFVQALS